ACGGCGAGACGCGACTGCTCTATTCGGGTGACTTCCACACCGGCGACCAACGGCTCGTCGCTCCCTCGACGGCCCGGCCCGAGGCCGACGCCGTCGTCTGCGAGTCGACGTACTCCGACGTGACTCACGACGCGCGCGACAGGGTAGAAAAACGGTTCGTCGACTCCGTCAAACAGACCGTCTGGCAGGGGGGAACCGTCGTCGTCCCCGCCTTCGCCATCGGCCGGACCCAGGAGATCATGCTGGTCTGTGCCGCCCACGACATCGACTGCTACGTCGACGGGATGGGCCAGCGAGTGACGAAACAGCTCAAACGACATCCGGCGTTCCTGCGGGATGCCGACGCGCTCGCGGGCGCTACCTCCAGCGCACGCTTCGTCGACGGCCGGGACGGGCAACGCCGGCGGATCGCCGACCAAAACACCGTCATCATCACTACTTCGGGGATGCTCTCGGGCGGACCGGCGATGACCTACGTTCCGGCGATCCGACAGCACCCGACCAACAAGGTCGCGATGACCGGCTACCAGGTCGAGGGGACGCCCGGACGGGACCTCTTAGAGACCGGTAGCGCGGAACTGGACGGCCGCGTGATGCCGGTCAGCGCACAGGTCGAGCAACACGATTTCTCGGCACACGCCGACCGAAACGGACTCCTGTCCTTTCTGGATTCCTACCGGGACACGCCGGTCCTGGTGAACCACGGCGATCGCTGTGGGGGGTTCGCTGCGGAGCTACGCGAGGACGGCTTCTCGGCCAGTGCGCCCGCGCTCGGCGAAACCGTCGAGCTCTAGTCCTGCGCTTTGAGCCACTCGTCGAGCAGGTCCCTGACCGCCGCGTCGCGGTTCTCGCGGTGGTCTTTGAAGGCTTTCTCGTCGATCGCGTCCAG
Above is a window of Haloarcula halophila DNA encoding:
- a CDS encoding MBL fold metallo-hydrolase — protein: MEVQFLGGAGEIGRSAVLVSGGDRASDSGAGSDDASLLLDYGMASESPPQYPVGDVDPDAVVVSHGHLDHAGAVPALMSSGDLPPVHWTPPTRELATTLAEDTLKLHGSTPRCPFTDTDVRRLTQASVTHGYEDPFEAAGFEVTFYNAGHIPGSAHVVVDDGETRLLYSGDFHTGDQRLVAPSTARPEADAVVCESTYSDVTHDARDRVEKRFVDSVKQTVWQGGTVVVPAFAIGRTQEIMLVCAAHDIDCYVDGMGQRVTKQLKRHPAFLRDADALAGATSSARFVDGRDGQRRRIADQNTVIITTSGMLSGGPAMTYVPAIRQHPTNKVAMTGYQVEGTPGRDLLETGSAELDGRVMPVSAQVEQHDFSAHADRNGLLSFLDSYRDTPVLVNHGDRCGGFAAELREDGFSASAPALGETVEL
- a CDS encoding ribbon-helix-helix protein, CopG family encodes the protein MNEAHIDLEAVELELDEELLDAIDEKAFKDHRENRDAAVRDLLDEWLKAQD